CCCCTGAGGTAAAAATACCATCGCTTCCTCCTTATTGAACGATCTACgtacatacatatgtatgtatgacTTTTGTCATTTGATGCAGGTAACAGCAGCTACTTGTTCCCTCATGGTTTTCTTTTCATCCACAATGTCTGCATTCCAGTACTTATTGTTCGGGATGGAGCAAACCGGTGCTGCCCTTGTATTCTCGTTCATTTGTTTCGTAGCATCGGTTCTCGGATTAGTGGTGGTGCAGAAAGCCATAAAAGAGTTCGGGAGAGCATCGCTGATCGTGTTCTCAATCGGTATAGTGATGGCCTTGAGTGCCGTATTGATGACTAGCTTCGGAGTTCTCGATGTTTGGCAAGATTATATATCAGGGAGTTATATGGGATTCAAAATGCCTTGTTGAATTCAATTTTATGAgcttgtatatttatatttacgcTTTGAAATGAAAGAGTCCTTGTATGTAAAGAAACTGCATTGTCCCACATCAATATAAGTTATTTTGAACTTCATTTCCCATTTACATGAAATTTCAATCATCCTTTGTTTCTGTATTCATcaaatgatgaattttttttatcatacaATAATGACAAGCCAATAAAATCGGAGTTCTGTTCCGGTCCACGAAATCGACCAATCAGGAACACATTTGAAATCTAGGAATACAGATTAGCAGTAAGGAGGTTAAAGCAGAACCTCTACAAATGATGATACAAACCAAAGGCATATCATTACAAATCATGATAGTTACTTAATGTTATTAAAGAATGTGATAAATCATTAACTTCCTCCACAGCTCAATCGAGAATCAGTGGCCCGCAAGGTCATTTGACGACGGGGAACTCCAATTTCACAGGCATTCACTCTAGCAGCAAAGCGGAGGGAGCAAAGTGATTCTCCCACGGATGAAGGATCAGGTGACACGTTTACAAACATAAGAGTTTTCGAGTCTCCACCAAGACAAGGCTGTAATTTCAAAGGAAATCCGGTGATTCAATGAAAACGAAATCATTCTACTACATGAAACAGCTCTGCAAGAGCACATTACCTGGAGAAGATATGTCAGCTTGGAATTCCTAAACGGCACATGATCCTCCTTCTTCGCCAAGGCGAAAATGACATCACTCAAACACGACAAGCTTTTGTTAATTGCCTGATTTCATGGAAAGAGGTTAACATAATGCACTTGAAAGAACAATTTATGGAACAGACAAATCCTGAGGTATTTTACACACCTGAGTCTCCTTCAACCTATCTCCAGTAGCACCACTTCTTGACAGTCGCTCACTTCCAGCAAGATCAATAAGGTTCAATACTCCCTGTACTTGTTGCTCAGTGCTCTAtaagaacaaagaaaagaaatgtcAGTATCACAGAGAAAGGACGGCTGCTTACCAGTATACTCAAAGAAAGGATATTTACCTCATTTATTCCCGATATCCTTAATGTGAAGACCATGTGACTTCTTGATGATTGCTCATTCATTTGCGTCCTTCCCACAGACCTGCAAAGCAGAAAAGTATGATCCCCTTAAACATAAAAACTGTTCTATTGCATGGTCATTGAGACCAAAACTCATGAGGAATTGCATACTATCAGAGACAACTTTTTGTTCTTGCTTTTAGTTTTGTTATATTGGCACCCACACCAGAGAACTATATCATTCATAAACATTTGATAGTTAATAAGGTTAAATCATTTGTCTGAATTGTTGAAACAATTTCTGGCACAGTTTAACTCCAATATAACATTGTTGAAACATATTCAAAGGTATGCTTAATGCAAAACTCTAAGCAATTTTACCTGCTTTGAGCAGCCTGCCGTAAAAGTGAGGAAATCTCTGATATGCTGCTAACATCAACGATGGTCAAGTCACTGACATATGTATTACCGTTTGCATCATGTTTAATTGTGTATTGCTTTCCGGAAACTGAATTTTCAGGACGTGTTGGATCTGAGCCTGATGATCGATTATTTGATAACAGATCGCGGATGGTTTCATTGTATATTTCCAACATTGAAGCCTAAAAGATATTAGGAAGGGTGTGGTTAAAACCATGATTAACCAATATAATAAGTGGAAATCAAGATCAAAGTAAATTACCTGCATTTTGTATTTCCATCCTTGTTCTCGCAGCGCCTGACTACTTTGGAATATCTGCTCCAAAGAACGCGGTATCAACCCTTTCTGTTCTGAGGCTTCTGGCCTTCCCATCATGGTGTAAGTCTTGCCTGAACCTGTCTGTCCATAAGCAAATATACAAACCTGCCAAACAAAATAAACCACCAGCAATCTATGAATCCAAATTTCCTTTGTAGCAAAGGGCAAATAATGCAGATCATATAGTAATCGCAGACTAGTACTAAGGATTTTATTACTTAGCTAACACCACAGCCATTGTAGAATTCAGCTTCAAAAAGAAATGCCATGTGCAAAAGAAGTCACCAAACATAACATTCCTCgattttgaaacaaaacaattcTTACCCACCATATGAACAACATTTCTAGATTAGTAAAATTTTTGCTCAAGTTtgcaaaaacaaatgaatagaaaaattacCTTGTATCCATCAAGGGCACTCTGTACTAACTGAGATATCTCCACAAAAACATCTTGCTGTGAAGCCTCATGATTGAAAACCTTGTCAAATGTGAAAGGATACTTTTGTCCTGccaaagagaagaaaaatggtCAAGGCCTTCGATATTAAACAGAAATTGAATAACATAGAACGAGCATCTATGTTCATACCACTTTGTATCAAGTCAACGCCACGGCCAAGAGATTCTGTTGATGTAGGGTAAGAGACGATTGCATCTTCTGTTGCAGCACCATCATCCGGTAATAAAGGACGTACCCGACAAAAAACTCGAATGTTTCCTTTTAGTTCCTGCAATTAAAGATCATTTAGCTTCATTTCCAAAACTATATTCATTTCTGCAATTAAAGTAGCAAACAAGGTGATAAATCAGTAGTACCAGAATAGTATTATGTAACTTTTTCCTCAAGTTCTCTCCATCAATCAATTTATGTTCCATATCTGCCAACCGATCTTGTAGTTCTTTCAAGATTCTTTTTTGTTCTAAATATTCCATCCTTGTTTCTGAGGCTGATAAATCGGTCATCTAAAGATAGGAAGAAAAGAACAAGCTACGACATCAAGAACTACATTCATGATATTTTTGCAAAACAAGATAAAACACAAGCATTCCTGTCTAATTTCGAGCAATTGTACCTTTAGTTTCTCATTTGCAGCAGCAAGCTGAAGCTCCAGTATTCTTATTTGCTCTCTCTGAGAAGAGCATGTGTCCTGCAAAAGTCACCTAGCATGAGTAAAGCTTGCCAAGAAGCATTTTATTACTTATGATGATAAACAAAATCAACCAACCTCCAAGGACTTCGATTTCGTTGTTAAGTTATCTAACTCTGCTAACGATTTTCCAGTACTTTCTTTGTATTTCGTAACTTCAGCAGATAGTGCCTGCACTTGTGACACTTGTCGGTCACGATCATCCCTGACTTGTTGTAGTTCCCCACGTAAGCATTTGACTTCATTTGCTAAAGTTTCCTTTTGATTAACAGCATCATCTTGTGAAACCTAAGAATAGTATGATCCCAAAATATATTGAACATGATATTTGTTGTCTCGTATACGTAAACCTCAGTGCTAAAGAATGCAAACAGGCGTGATCACTGCACACATGTTTATGGTAAACCACCTCTCAAATAAATTTAGGTTGCATTGCTTGAGAAGAAAAACAGAAAAGTTGCATGAAAGACCCTTATAGAATTTTTATGTCAGTTCAGAATTAGTCATCATGAAAATCTGTCTCAACTATAAGATTGAACGATAAAAGCCCAACAACACCAAACGGAGTCCTTCAAAATCCATGAATCACTTGAAATGGAATATGGAAAGAGGAAAAGCAAAAGAAATAACCTAAAAAgctaacaaagaaaaaaaataaaaaaaggctGATATAAAAACTTACTCTTGACAAGGTCAATTGTTCTTGCAATGAGCTACAGTGGCCCCTCAAAGTGCTAAGATTCTCCACTATTGTCAGTTTCTCCTTTTCTACTCGTTTGAGTGACTCACGAACTGTTTCAAGGTCAGTGATCAATTTGGAATTGTACTGTTGAAGACTCAGGATATACTCTTGTAATCGCTTGTGTGTATTATCAAGCGAAGCAGCCTGCAAAATTCAACCAAATTCAGCCTGAAAAGCAAACAAGATTATAATAATAGCatcaattttcaaaagaaaaaggaaaaaaagcaAAGAGATTTATTTATTACCCTTTCATTAGCAGCTGCTATATCCTGCTGAGCTCTTTCAAGCTCTTCAGTCAGTGAAGCAACGGACTTTTCAGCAGCAACCCTAGCTTCATTTTCACTTGTATGGCGGTCAATAGCATcctagtttaaaaaaaaaaaacatacaaacgtataaataaaattaaagaaaaacaaataccaAGACAgattataaagattaaaatctTACGAGCTTTTCAGACACTTCCTTGGACAGCTTCTCCTCTAGAGATGCATTATTGTCCCTTAATTCTGAAATAATAGTATTCAATTCTTcctctttgtttttcttctccAACTCTGCGGAATCAaaagttaattaactaaatcaaGCAGTAATTCTAAATAACCCAGGGAAGCAGTACAAGTACCTGTATCAATGCATCTTTTCTCAGCAGATTCCAATGAACTCTTAAGCTTCTCAGCATCAATTACATGATTCTCATCACATTGTTGAAACCATTTCACACAAAGCTTAAGCTTTTTATTATGCTCAGCCGCGTGTTCATATTTAGCCTACAGTAAACCAAATAATCACCAACCAATATAAACAATGATAACaacaaataaacaacaaaaGCTAACAAATTACAACATTGATTTCACCTTGAGATCGAACTTTTTCGCTTTCGGCTTCTCATTCAATATCGCTTCCACTTCTTCTTTAGTGAATTCATGATTAGAACATTCCTCGGCATTTGCAACGGCAGCGGTATTAACATCTTGACGGTTGTTAACAACGGCAAACGGCTGCCGTGTTCGCGCGGTTCCTGTGGATCCCGCTCCTCTCCCCATTGCTCCAAGCCTTCTCCGTTTATCTAATGGATTTTCATCTCCAAGCTCCTTcctctaaattaataaaaaaaaggtagctaatgattaaaacaaacaaatggaaacatttaAAGAAAGGAAtcaaaaaacgaaaaaaaatagaaatttcatTTACAGATGAAGGACTGCGAGGAGGTCGGTTCTGAATACGGGAAGCCATAGTTGAAACTCAGTGAAAGCTGTTGCTACTATCGGTGAAGGAATCAGAGAGAAATATTAGAATCTGAGCCGTTGATAGATTGAAATTGAAGATCGATTTGATTTTCCTGGAGAATTTTGAAATTGGGGGAACCAATTGGAACGTTAGTGTTTGAAAAAAAGGGGGAAAGATAGCCGCTGTGAAATTGGGGGGGAGCCTTAGGGGcttgatttttgaattgatttgaaattaGATCTGGCGGTCTTTTCTATGTAATAAGAAATAGACAAATAGTACATAACGGTAACTAAGTTTCTTTGGGCCCGATTGGGTCGGATCTATTGATCTTAACCCGCTCCATCTACGTGTTTAGTGAATGATCCATGTTGATTGGACTTCAATTATTCCtttagaagaaaagaaaacttatgTCAATTTTGAAGCTAACACTATTTTTGGAACCAGACTCAATCCGGTATAAAGGGTTGGATCAATTAATCTATGAATCTATTGAATTGGTTTGTTGAATCAGTTTAAACCAACAGttaaatgaattgattgatatttttttaattttttaataaattatttaattaaatcagaTAAACTGTTTAGACTAGTTGAACTAATGACTTAATCAACTCGACCATCAATTTAATTTCTGAAAAGTTTAGTTAAGAGTCAAAAGTCCTTAACAATTCAAGGCCCGAGAGGTCAAAAATCCTAATGCTGGGAAGCAACCTTCACTTAAATCAATTCAAAGCGGGAAGTCTCACAAGCAAGCAAAGTAACGTAATGTGAAAGAGGCTCGGTGACTCACTGTTGGTTATATTATGAACCTGTCTCACTACTAATTTTCGATGTTTAAGATATTCGATAATTCAAAAAAAGCTAGATAATcatgattgaaatataaatttttgtaaattaaaatacaaaattttatcaattcgtTTTATCTACCAAAAAACTATCATTGCTCTACATTAGTGAGAGATGATcttatcaaagcttattcaaggAAGAATGGTTCACAACATTAGTGAACATTCATTGAAGTCGATAGTCGAAATCTTTGTAAAGTCCACGTGTCGAAACATAAACCAGGTCATACGAAACCCAATCCAACATGTCCAATGCCCAAAATCATCGTCCACCACATGGCTCATAACAATTGGTTTAAAGCCATATCCAACTTATCCGAAAATGGCAGATAAGGTATGTGTGTGCCCCAAACCAATCTACATCACATAAACAACGAACAAAATCATTGgaccaaacattaaaaaaaaatataatcccACATTTCGATACTTACCTCATTGTTGAAAGACATTTGGGTTGCAATGGCACAAGCAATGGCATCGATGACTGGTTTACGTGGCTCTTCACAAGCTGCGTTGGAAGGTAGTCTCCAACTCAGCGGCCAAACTCGGTTGAACGTTGCTAGCACCAACAGGTTGGCTGTGGCTAGACCTGGTTTTACCGTTAGAGCTCAACAGGTCCCTGCCGAGCCTGAAACTGGACGCAGAGCTGTGCTGGGTCTTGTTGCTGCTGGTTTGGCTACTGGCTCCTTTGTTCAAGCTGTGCTTGCTGATGCACGAAGCATCAAGGTTGGCCCGCCTCCACCGCCCTCCGGTGGATTGCGTAAGTCTTCTTCAATTACCCATTCAAATCATCACTTTACTTGCTTCGATTACAGCTAGTATTTAACTCCTAAGCTAATGCTATTAGCTTAAAGTGGCTAATCAGGACATGATTGATACCTTCATAATACTTtgaagatataattaaaatgttatgaaatttgaaatggatttaaaatatgggttgtaGTGAATAAGAGCAATTATATTATGGAAACTCTTATACTAAGAGTTAAATaacattttgcaatttttactaaaaagttgacaaattaaactatatatattagattCAAGAGTAAATTcgtctttttgttaaaatttttattgatttatactattaaaaactagcgTGAATAATAGAATAATCAAATAGGATACTTAACGTGCTACATGTAtaaagaccaatttttaacacaaaatggattaaatttttaacaaaagaactagtttactctttgattGAGCGTAGagagactaatttactcattttttaagtagaaaaaacaaaatacaatccgACTAATACAGAGTACTCCATGTACTTTTACCTGAAAAAGACATTTGGTACAATTACCCAATCATCAGCATGTGATACGGTTCAATAATTTGATAGCCAAACCATGTTGTTGGCAGCCGGAACTTTGAATTCCGATGAGCCAAGAGACCTTGATCTGCCGTACAAAGATCggtttttcctccaaccattgaCTCCGGCACAAGCGGCTCAGAGGGCAAAGGAATCAGCCAAAGACATCCTTGGTGTCAAGACCTTGATCGACAAAAAAGCATGGCCCTATGTCATGAATGACCTTCGTCTCAAGGCTGAGTACCTCCGCTTTGACCTTAAAACTGTTATTTCTTCCAGGCCCAAAGATGAAAAGAAATCTCTCGATGAACTCACTAAAAAGCTCTTCAATACCATTGATGGAGTAAGTTTTGAAGTTTAcagattaatttatattatttaacgAAACATTATAACTTACCATActgatatgaattttttttccgtGTAGCTTGACCATGCAGCCAAGATCAAGAGCACCCCTGAAGCAGAAAAGTACTATGCTGAGACTGCATCAGCTTTGAATGAAGTTATTACCAAGCTTGGCTAAGggattaattgttgtattttgatgtAAGCATTGTTGATCGTTTGTAGagaagctttaatttttatgCTATCCAAAAAGAATCTTTATCTATGGtcgaaattgaaatttcaaattgtgATATTAATAaggtgaaatttaatttttgtattttaatttgattattttaatttttagtatttttctttaattttgaaatttcaactCAACCAAAGTTCATTTagcaaacatattatcacatatataatatctTGTTAGTTTGCTAGTTTCATTGATAATATTAGAGTCGAAAttgaaatctcaaaatttgaaaagtatagtaattaaaaatgatcaaattagagAATAAGGCAAAATCCATAACTTATGCTTAgtacaatattaataatagaatttgaCCTAACAAATTTAAGAGTTACCATTTGGGTCAtgattgaaattgtaaattttgaaatagtgaaggGTTTAAAATTGAACAGATCCATAACTTACATATAATCCATGAACTAATagcaaattttgataaaattgaaacTTGTTAGTTTGTGCAAGCACTTTACCATCATTAGAGGTGCTCGTGGGCTAAGTCTGGCTTAAACATAATATTGACACACTTTATGCGGCTGAAACCCTGCTCAAACTTGAAATATAGGTCTAACGTTTTTTTCATGTCTGTCTATATTTGTAAATGGTTAACATGGGCCCATTTTAAGCCATCCcatattatttcttaattaaaaaaatatttatataattttaaatttaatatttaataatttttatttattaaaattttatatatagacgttttaacattttttagtatttatattatagtattatatattattataaatttagtttttctatgttataaagtatataatatatatatataaaacttaatataatatattataaacatagaaaatgGGCTAAGTTAAGATTTGGTCTTGAATGTTTGAGCTCGactattgtttatattttaaatatgtctaatttatttgttaaagtttattttttggacttaaatatttttcctataCTGTCCAGAAGAATAATTCGACCTATAAACACTCTAACCATCACAATGAATTTCAAATATTTCCtgaacacaaaaataaaaaccagaATTACATCCAAAATATCGATACAAATAAAGAATGTGAGTTGTTGGCATTTGTTACAAAGCACGGAGAAAGTAGGGAAAAGGCAAATTAGGAAGTGGTGGTTCGAGGCCCTTCTCGGCCTACTGCGGTGGCTGATAAATAGTAAGCAATCGTGAAAACTCCATGGATGAAACACAGAATCCCTCCAATGGTAAACATCCGATGGTGGGATATGCCGCATGAATATCCTGACTTTGAGTTTGACAATGTCCCTATAATCAGCATTATCAATCCCACCACTAATATGGTCCTGTagattaaatacattaaatcaaaatttatacattaaattacgcattaaattaaaatttatttataattctaatatttatttcagtgtaataataactttttgttttttgcCTAAAATATTCATCACATTTAGGGACATAGACTTATCCAATGAATGAATTTTTCGTtcaattttgaatgtttgtcGATATATttggagaaattttttttaaaaaagttaggCTTGTAAAATCGGTTTGGATAAAAAgttagatttatttaaaataaatgtaatgattttttttcaactttataaaacatatcattttAGCCCTAGAAACTTTTCCTTATAAATCCCCAATTTTgcctctttattttatttatttaacaagtAAATTGCACCTCAAACTTTCCAAACTGGATCAAACGAAATTCAGATTAGATGATTACAGACTTTAGTCCAATTCACTTTTTTCGGACCACCTACTAATGGTATACATAATATTGAAATCATATATGCACACCCCCTACCACCTATGGACACCAACAGAGACATAGCTAGAAGGGACAGGCAATAGCTTTGGTCACCCCGGATAAAAATCCGTTTTAATCCCTTTTAGTTTGAGGTATTTAATGAATTGTTGGGTTCGCTCCTCACACTGGTATATTAATTAGAAGACATACCATGAGATAATGAGGAAAGCCACCGCTAAATATTTGATAACGGATGCTTTGTTTGGATTTCCCTTTCTCCAAAGGCAGACAAACCCACCAAGTAAGGTCCCAATAACATGAGCAAGGCTAAGAAGTAGCAATGCTGCAAAACCTAGCTTGTAAGCTTGAGAACTGGTGTTTCTACACTCAACAAGCCCCGCCCCCAAATGCTTAGcctgtttaataaattaaaaaaacacatacaccatgaaaaaaaaaatcaaaggatCAATGATTATAATTCTCTTTACATTCTAAAACATACCTTGTTTTCAGCTTTTTCAGCCTCAATGCCAAGTATCCCAGCAGTAATATCCAAAGCTATGATCAATAAACAAATCAGAATACAAGCGtttcttgccatttttttacTGTAATAAATATTTGCAGATATCTGTCAGTGAATGGAACCTTTTATAAAGGCAATATGGAGTATTAATGAAGAGGAAAATAAGAATAAAGTAGGGAACATGCATGCAGATTAGTAACATATACGAAAGTGATTTGGCTGTTGGGCTGcttgtttttggattaaaaacCTCCTTTTTAGCtcatacaattttttaattttggcacattgctttttctttttgaaattcaTATTCCTTCCATGGATGACAAGAaaagtagatttttttttatagaaaaaaacaCATTGATCAATCAATTCTTTTATCCTTGGATTGTGTTTTGGAATGTAAAGAAAAGATGGTACCAATGCAACTTTGTGAAGCAAATGACATTCATCATAAACCTTGGTTGAAAGCCTGGAATCGAATCAAACATTCAGAAGGCAATGCCATATACATTTTTTAGGTCAAATTCTAGATTCGGTCCCTTTAGTACGCTAAATTTAATGtgggatttaatttttatactttaatttttttacttttataatattattagttagttTGGATTACTTAATCCAATAGAAAAGTTTACATGTAAACTGAATGCTTAATCAtgtcttgaaaaaaaaatgtacgTAATCACTTTAACCTTATTACTAATAACATTCCAAAAATAAGATGATCAAGTCATGTCAAATTCAAGCagatgattaaatttcaaatttcaatataatagGAAGACAGGAATCATTGTTTAACTtactttttaacaattttaaatttcaataaaatcttaACATTATTGCCAAAGGTTAAAGTTCTAAATCTTATGTATCCTTCATCATATTTCACCAGGTGAAAATTCTCATAACGCAAACATGCCTTACGCATAGAATAATCAAGGAATATGCATGGGAATTATTTGAAATTGCTTCTGGGATAATTTTTTGCATAGGTTGACTTTTACTTAGAAGCccatttgaattttctttcttaaCAAAAAGGCCCATCGACTAATACAACGTAAAATTTCTTTCTCTAACAAGAAAATTCtttccaaaaattatatattacaCATTGAACGTAAAATTATTTAGTACTGATTTGTGATTGAAACGATATGTATCAATTGATacctaaacaaaattattaactattttgtgtGTACTTACTATATGAATAATTTGGGTATgatattatcacatatataatgtcatgtttagattattattttcacataatacttaaaaaattacattattctAGAAATGGATTTAATGGTTACAATTTGagtcaagattgaaatttcaaaatcgtaaaatatagtaattaaaaataatcaaataagaGAATAAGGGTTAAATTCACAACTTACACATAGTATAATATTACTAGCAAAATTTGACCTAACGAATCTAAGATTTGGATTatgattgaaatttcaaaattttaaaaataaagatattaaaattgaccaaattagaGTATGTTAATGCAAGCTCGAATAAGTATAGATTTGGGTTGGATCTGGATTGTGAAGCGTCGGAATTCGCATTCCAATCTCTTTCTGATGGTTAAATTAGTGATTAATAAGGAGGAAAGGATTAAGGTCGAAGAATATGAATTGTGAGCTTATCTTAAAAGAGGTTTCAGAGGTCCTTGCCTCGAGATTGACTCATCCACCTGCTATGTTCGTTTGCTCTCATTGTCTCATGTTGAGCATGTCAGCTTTGTTCTCGCCTGGCATTCGCGATGTTAGTGTCCTTTGCTTGCATGTTGCCTATCCTCTAGAGGTTGCTTTGCCCTTTTATATATCTATtaaatatatcttataattcttttaggtcttatataacataataaaGTACATGAATTACAacaactaataataaaatttaaccatgaTGACTATTAACCTCATTCAAAAAGATTTCAATTCCTATAACACAAAAAGTAAAACAACCATTAACATGGTGGTTATATCCAAAACATCAAtacaaaataaagaataaaataaaaaatgtggaTTGTAGGCTTTTGTTACAAAGCATGAAGAAAGTAGGGAAAAAGGCAAATTAAGCAGTGGTGGCTCGAGACCCATTTGCTTTATCTTCTCGGCCAGCTGCGGTGGCTGATACATAGTAAGCAACGGTGAAAAGTCCATGAATGAAACATAGAATCCCTCCAATGGAAAAGAGCCGATGGTGGGTTATGCCACAT
This genomic window from Gossypium raimondii isolate GPD5lz chromosome 10, ASM2569854v1, whole genome shotgun sequence contains:
- the LOC105778097 gene encoding oxygen-evolving enhancer protein 3, chloroplastic, producing the protein MAQAMASMTGLRGSSQAALEGSLQLSGQTRLNVASTNRLAVARPGFTVRAQQVPAEPETGRRAVLGLVAAGLATGSFVQAVLADARSIKVGPPPPPSGGLPGTLNSDEPRDLDLPYKDRFFLQPLTPAQAAQRAKESAKDILGVKTLIDKKAWPYVMNDLRLKAEYLRFDLKTVISSRPKDEKKSLDELTKKLFNTIDGLDHAAKIKSTPEAEKYYAETASALNEVITKLG
- the LOC105776347 gene encoding kinesin-like protein KIN-14C is translated as MASRIQNRPPRSPSSRKELGDENPLDKRRRLGAMGRGAGSTGTARTRQPFAVVNNRQDVNTAAVANAEECSNHEFTKEEVEAILNEKPKAKKFDLKAKYEHAAEHNKKLKLCVKWFQQCDENHVIDAEKLKSSLESAEKRCIDTELEKKNKEEELNTIISELRDNNASLEEKLSKEVSEKLDAIDRHTSENEARVAAEKSVASLTEELERAQQDIAAANERAASLDNTHKRLQEYILSLQQYNSKLITDLETVRESLKRVEKEKLTIVENLSTLRGHCSSLQEQLTLSRVSQDDAVNQKETLANEVKCLRGELQQVRDDRDRQVSQVQALSAEVTKYKESTGKSLAELDNLTTKSKSLEDTCSSQREQIRILELQLAAANEKLKMTDLSASETRMEYLEQKRILKELQDRLADMEHKLIDGENLRKKLHNTILELKGNIRVFCRVRPLLPDDGAATEDAIVSYPTSTESLGRGVDLIQSGQKYPFTFDKVFNHEASQQDVFVEISQLVQSALDGYKVCIFAYGQTGSGKTYTMMGRPEASEQKGLIPRSLEQIFQSSQALREQGWKYKMQASMLEIYNETIRDLLSNNRSSGSDPTRPENSVSGKQYTIKHDANGNTYVSDLTIVDVSSISEISSLLRQAAQSRSVGRTQMNEQSSRSHMVFTLRISGINESTEQQVQGVLNLIDLAGSERLSRSGATGDRLKETQAINKSLSCLSDVIFALAKKEDHVPFRNSKLTYLLQPCLGGDSKTLMFVNVSPDPSSVGESLCSLRFAARVNACEIGVPRRQMTLRATDSRLSCGGS
- the LOC105775831 gene encoding protein DESIGUAL 2; translation: MARNACILICLLIIALDITAGILGIEAEKAENKAKHLGAGLVECRNTSSQAYKLGFAALLLLSLAHVIGTLLGGFVCLWRKGNPNKASVIKYLAVAFLIISWTILVVGLIMLIIGTLSNSKSGYSCGISHHRMFTIGGILCFIHGVFTIAYYLSATAVGREGPRTTTS